From a region of the Ammospiza nelsoni isolate bAmmNel1 chromosome 26, bAmmNel1.pri, whole genome shotgun sequence genome:
- the CD79B gene encoding B-cell antigen receptor complex-associated protein beta chain — MAALGTRLWLLPVTLWLLPLLTGGTQAEKNSTENSTDGMCPSVHQNVRYVAIRKNMPIYFVCYSQEPEDMQWYKTAKDREDLSVLDQNTARYHVERTNTSINLTLLRTSSEDNGIYVCDKKGLRQKEKLHSCGTELRVMGTSSIKQFQNRNTLKDAIIIIQSILLVIFISIPILLFLDKGEEKKSPEEDHTYEGLEVEQMATYEDITPFRDVKAKWTVGERPGEE; from the exons atggctgctctgggcacgaggctctggctgctcccggtgaccctctggctgctgcctctgctcacag GTGGGACCCAAGCAGAGAAGAACAGCACTGAGAACAGCACAG ATGGCATGTGTCCCTCGGTGCACCAGAACGTGCGGTACGTGGCCATCAGGAAGAACATGCCCATCTACTTCGTGTGCTACTCCCAGGAGCCCGAGGACATGCAGTGGTACAAGACAGCAAAGGACAGGGAGGACCTCTCTGTGCTGGATCAGAACACGGCCAGGTACCACGTCGAGAGGACAAACACCTCCATCAACCTGACCCTCCTCAGGACCAGCTCCGAGGACAACGGGATCTACGTGTGTGACAAGAAGGGCCTGCGGCAGAAGGAGAAGCTGCACTCGTGTGGGACAGAGCTCCGGGTCATGG gtACCAGCAGCATCAAGCAGTTCCAGAACAGGAACACGCTGAAAGAtgccatcatcatcatccagtCCATCCTGCTCGTCATCTTCATCAGCATCCCCATCCTCCTCTTCCTAGACAAG GGTGAAGAGAAGAAGAGCCCAGAGGAGGACCACACCTATGAG gggctggaggtggAGCAGATGGCCACCTACGAGGACATCACTCCTTTCCGGGACGTGAAGGCCAAGTGGACGGTGGGGGAGCGCCCAGGTGAAGAGTGA
- the LOC132084334 gene encoding somatotropin, giving the protein MAPGSWLSPLAIAVITVALQWPQAAATFPAMPLSSLFANAVLRAQHLHLLAAETYKEFERSYIPEDQRHTNKNSQVAYCYSETIPAPTGKEDAQQKSDMELLRFSLVLIQSWLTPVQYLSKVFTNNLVFGTSDRVYEKLKDLEEGIQALMRELEERSPRGPQVLKATYEKFELHLRGEDALVKNYGLLSCFKKDLHKVETYLKVMRCRRYGEGNCAL; this is encoded by the exons ATGGCTCCAG GCTCCTGGCTGTCTCCTCTGGCCATTGCTGTGATCACCGTGGCACTGCAGTGGCCACAGGCAGCTGCCACCTTCCCGGCCATGCCCCTGTCCAGCCTGTTTGCCAACGCTGTGCTGAGGGCTCAGCACCTTCATCTCCTGGCTGCTGAGACCTACAAGGAGTTT GAACGCAGCTACATCCCAGAGGACCAAAGGCACACCAACAAAAACTCCCAGGTAGCCTACTGCTACTCAGAaaccatccctgctcccacGGGCAAGGAGGATGCCCAGCAGAAATCG GACATGGAGCTTCTCCGGTTTTCCCTGGTTCTCATCCAGTCCTGGCTGACCCCAGTGCAGTACCTGAGCAAGGTGTTCACAAACAACTTGGTTTTTGGCACCTCAGACAGGGTGTATGAAAAGCTAAAGGACCTGGAAGAAGGGATCCAAGCTCTGATGAGG gagctggaggagcgcAGCCCGCGGGGTCCGCAGGTGCTCAAAGCCACCTATGAGAAATTCGAGCTCCACCTGCGCGGGGAGGATGCGCTGGTCAAGAACTACGGGCTGCTCTCGTGCTTCAAAAAGGACCTGCACAAGGTGGAGACCTACCTGAAGGTGATGAGGTGCCGGCGCTACGGAGAGGGGAACTGCGCCCTCTGA